From the genome of Anopheles moucheti chromosome 3, idAnoMoucSN_F20_07, whole genome shotgun sequence, one region includes:
- the LOC128303054 gene encoding microfibril-associated glycoprotein 4-like — translation MFEIKLLCALALSCIIINAQCNKSANTSRVVEGGFAFEMVMTKLQLLEDRICGNMVKRSCKEVPSSGIYTIQPEKPFIEPMPVLCDQEYESGGWIVIQHRFDGSTNFYRNWKQYKNGFGNLDGEFWLGLDRIYQLTVSRPYELLVVLADFNNNKTYAKYDQFEIGDETEKYALKKLGECSGPAGDSLRYSMGMNFSTFDADNDAAVADDRRCAVEFHGAWWYNQCHSCNLNGKYLRGATKEYATGMVWRSFREHYYSLKTSKMMIRPKTG, via the exons ATGTTCGAGATTAAACTGCTGTGTGCATTGGCCCTAAGTTGTATCATCATTAATGCGCAATGTAACAAATCTGCAAATACATCGCGTGTTGTCGAAGGAGGTTTTGCATTCGAAATGGTCATGACCAAATTGCAACTTCTAGAAGATCGTATATGTGGAAATATGGTAAAAAG ATCGTGCAAAGAGGTTCCCTCTTCCGGCATTTACACCATTCAACCGGAAAAGCCCTTCATCGAGCCGATGCCCGTACTGTGCGATCAAGAGTACGAATCAGGTGGATGGATTGTGATACAGCATCGGTTTGACGGATCGACAAACTTCTATCGCAACTGGAAACAGTACAAGAATGGGTTTGGCAATCTGGACGGCGAGTTCTGGTTGGGACTGGATCGTATTTATCAGCTGACAGTGTCACGACCGTACGAGTTGTTGGTGGTGCTGGCAGATTTCAATAACAATAAGACGTACGCCAAATACGATCAGTTCGAGATCGGAGACGAGACCGAAAAGTATGCACTCAAGAAGCTGGGTGAATGTTCGGGACCGGCTGGAGATTCTTTGAGATACAGCATGGGTATGAATTTTTCAACTTTCGATGCGGATAACGACGCAGCGGTGGCAGACGACAGACGCTGTGCAGTCGAATTTCATGGAGCCTGGTGGTACAACCAATGTCATTCTTG CAATCTCAATGGAAAATATCTTCGTGGAGCAACGAAAGAATATGCAACCGGGATGGTTTGGCGATCATTCCGAGAGCATTACTATTCcctcaaaacttcaaaaatGATGATAAGACCAAAGACTGGTTAG